The sequence CGCCCACTTCGAGGCGATGAGCCCGACCGCATCCGACCTCGACGACCTCCTGACGGCCATCCAGCGCGAGCCGCGCCTCATCCAGGCCCTGATCCTCACCGGCCGAGCCGAGCAGCGCCGCTTCGTCGACCTCCTCGTGGAGTCCGATCCGTCGCAGGATCGCGCGGCCGCCGAGGTCGCGGCCGTCGCCTTCGAGGCCCTGACCCGGCTCAGCGTCGACCTCGTGCTCCGCGGCGGCGACGCACGGCCGTTCGCCGCGATCCTGCGCGAGCGGATCGCCCTCGCGCGCACCCTCTTCACCGACCAGGCCTCCCCGGCCTCCCCGCCCTCGACCCCCCAGGAGCAGACCGCATGACCACCGAGAAGACCGTCACCCCGAGCGGCGGCGGCACACCCGCGAAGGCGGCGCGAGCCAGGCGCGGATCGACCGCCGACGGGCAGCTGATCCTGACGCAGCGCCGGATCTGGATCATCTTCGCCGCGCTGATCGCCGGCATGCTGCTCTCGAGCCTCGACCAGACCATCGTGTCGACGGCCATGCCGACGATCGTCGGCCAGCTCGGCGGAGTCGAGAACCAGGCCTGGATCACCACCGCCTACCTCCTCGCGACGACGATCGTCATGCCGATCTACGGGAAGTTCGGCGACGTGCTCGGCCGCCGGAACCTGTTCCTCCTGGCCATCGCGATCTTCACCGTCGCGTCGGCGGCCTGCGCGTTCTCGACCGACTTCTGGATGTTCGTGGTGTTCCGCGCCATCCAGGGCCTCGGCGGCGGCGGACTCATGATCCTGTCGCAGGCGATCATCGCCGACATCGTGCCCGCGTCCGAGCGCGGCAAGTACCTGGGGCCGCTCGGCGGCATCTTCGGACTCGCGGCCGTCGGCGGGCCGCTGCTCGGCGGCTTCTTCGTCGACCACCTCACCTGGAACTGGGCCTTCTACATCAACATTCCTGTCGGCATCGCGGCGTTCGCGATCGCCTGGTTCACCCTGACCCTCCCGAGCAAGCGCGCCACCCGCAGGATCGACGTGGCGGGCGTCGCCCTCCTGTCGGTCACGACCGCGTGCCTCATCTTCTTCACCGAGTTCGGCGGCAACGCGAAGCACGGCTGGGGCGCGCCCGAGACCTGGCTCTTCGGCGCCGGCCTCGTGATCGCGGGGAGCCTGTTCGTCTTCGTCGAGAACCGGGCCGACGAC is a genomic window of Frondihabitans peucedani containing:
- a CDS encoding helix-turn-helix domain-containing protein — its product is MIPKKTRTRSALVTRARRLTAEVGLSGFTVQQLADDVGISRRTFFNHFPTKESAVLGIENGLDDALIAAFTTARRAEDADQRHLLDDLAELAIAHFEAMSPTASDLDDLLTAIQREPRLIQALILTGRAEQRRFVDLLVESDPSQDRAAAEVAAVAFEALTRLSVDLVLRGGDARPFAAILRERIALARTLFTDQASPASPPSTPQEQTA